Proteins from a genomic interval of Haemophilus parainfluenzae T3T1:
- a CDS encoding ABC transporter ATP-binding protein: MSEFVIETQHLYKRFGQVTALEDINIQIRQGEFIAIMGASGSGKTTLMNILTGLDTASEGKVILDGIDAAQLDEVGRQRFRAEKIGLVFQQFHLIPYLTALENVMLAQHYHSVIDEAAAKAVLEQVGLGHRIDHRPSQLSGGEQQRVCIARALVNQPPVIFADEPTGNLDEKNEALVLDLLQELNRQGRTIVMVTHNPELGELTDRVIYLHHGKFVKEDINEK, encoded by the coding sequence ATGAGTGAATTTGTGATTGAAACGCAACATTTATATAAACGATTCGGGCAAGTCACTGCTTTAGAAGATATTAATATTCAAATTCGCCAAGGTGAGTTTATTGCCATCATGGGCGCATCGGGTTCAGGTAAAACCACACTCATGAATATTCTAACTGGCTTAGATACGGCCAGTGAAGGTAAAGTGATCTTAGACGGCATCGATGCGGCACAACTGGATGAAGTGGGTCGCCAACGTTTCCGAGCGGAAAAAATTGGTCTAGTCTTCCAACAATTCCATTTGATCCCTTATTTGACCGCACTTGAAAATGTGATGCTCGCTCAGCATTATCACAGTGTGATTGATGAAGCAGCAGCGAAAGCGGTACTCGAACAAGTGGGATTAGGTCATCGTATTGATCACCGTCCAAGCCAACTTTCTGGAGGCGAACAACAACGGGTATGTATTGCTCGTGCATTAGTGAACCAACCACCCGTTATTTTTGCCGATGAGCCTACAGGTAACCTCGACGAAAAAAATGAAGCGCTTGTGCTGGATTTACTACAAGAATTAAATCGCCAAGGTCGAACCATCGTTATGGTTACACACAATCCTGAATTGGGTGAGTTAACCGATCGTGTTATTTATCTCCATCACGGAAAATTTGTAAAAGAGGACATTAATGAAAAATAA
- a CDS encoding TlpA family protein disulfide reductase, producing the protein MKNKFVKLLAISAVIFGSVSCKDEVAAIGQKAPDIAAYDLQGKEVKLDDWKGTRLLTFWSETCGRCVAELKEFEKLAEANPNKVQLIAINVDGDKVDTKAVVAKRQLTLPVIKDQLKITAERYQLIGTPTSFVITPEGNIQAKYEGAIPAEDLDKLFKG; encoded by the coding sequence ATGAAAAATAAATTCGTCAAACTACTCGCCATAAGTGCGGTCATTTTCGGCAGTGTTTCTTGTAAAGATGAAGTTGCTGCGATTGGTCAAAAAGCACCAGATATTGCAGCCTATGATTTACAAGGTAAAGAGGTGAAACTTGATGATTGGAAAGGCACTCGTCTACTGACATTCTGGTCTGAAACCTGTGGGCGATGTGTCGCAGAGTTAAAAGAATTTGAAAAATTGGCTGAAGCTAATCCAAATAAGGTTCAACTTATCGCTATTAACGTAGATGGTGATAAAGTGGATACCAAGGCTGTAGTCGCCAAACGTCAGCTTACGTTACCGGTTATCAAAGACCAATTAAAAATTACTGCTGAACGCTATCAGCTTATCGGTACGCCAACAAGTTTTGTGATTACACCTGAAGGTAATATTCAGGCTAAATATGAAGGCGCAATTCCCGCAGAAGATTTAGATAAATTATTTAAAGGCTAG
- a CDS encoding c-type cytochrome has product MKKRIYLLSTLLPTLGFLFATPALSAEADLVKAEKVYKRSCATCHGKQGEKPAMGESKIINQLKPEEISTALSERKAGNITGAGSPAKQRLSEQDIHNLSEYIQTLK; this is encoded by the coding sequence ATGAAAAAACGAATTTACTTACTCTCTACACTTCTACCAACTTTAGGCTTTTTATTTGCGACTCCGGCCCTTTCTGCCGAAGCTGACTTAGTGAAAGCAGAAAAGGTATATAAACGCTCTTGTGCCACTTGCCATGGGAAACAAGGTGAAAAACCAGCAATGGGTGAATCCAAAATTATTAATCAATTAAAACCAGAAGAAATTTCAACCGCACTTTCAGAACGAAAAGCAGGAAATATTACTGGTGCAGGAAGCCCTGCAAAACAACGTTTAAGTGAGCAAGATATTCATAATCTAAGTGAATATATTCAAACACTAAAATAG
- a CDS encoding glutathione synthetase, whose product MLTITTCKTYPSAPQNLIPVQTQLSNQGIPTQILPWQETLRSQFILPLAAWDYANFYNEFTQWIKQHKNAFINPAELMLWNSHKGYLCDLQKLGVNVIPTLICSTKTSEILTALESQDWPEFVIKPAVGQSGNLVTKLKQREALPNLSAYGEQVVLQPFIPEVAINGETSLIFFNGVFSHAIRRQPPQNEWRANSQYKVEIIPVEVDSHIIETARHVLHKLPEMPIYARVDGTIINNQFLLNELELIEPALYLDRWEGATERFVDVLKSKILK is encoded by the coding sequence ATGCTTACGATTACCACTTGCAAAACTTATCCTTCAGCCCCTCAAAATCTTATTCCTGTACAAACACAACTTTCTAATCAAGGTATTCCTACTCAAATTTTGCCTTGGCAAGAAACATTACGGAGTCAGTTTATTCTGCCTTTAGCGGCATGGGATTATGCGAATTTCTACAATGAATTTACTCAATGGATTAAACAGCATAAGAATGCATTCATCAATCCTGCGGAATTAATGTTATGGAATAGCCATAAAGGCTATCTATGTGATTTGCAGAAGTTGGGTGTCAATGTCATTCCTACTCTTATTTGCTCAACAAAAACATCTGAAATTTTAACCGCACTTGAAAGCCAAGATTGGCCAGAATTTGTGATTAAACCCGCTGTAGGGCAGAGTGGCAATTTGGTGACAAAACTCAAACAACGTGAAGCATTACCCAATCTTTCTGCGTATGGTGAGCAAGTTGTGTTACAGCCGTTTATTCCTGAAGTAGCAATAAATGGTGAAACCAGTTTGATCTTTTTCAATGGTGTATTTAGTCATGCTATTCGCCGACAGCCACCTCAAAATGAATGGCGAGCGAATTCACAATATAAAGTTGAAATTATCCCTGTTGAGGTTGATAGTCATATTATTGAAACCGCTCGTCATGTTCTGCATAAATTGCCAGAAATGCCTATCTATGCACGAGTAGATGGAACGATTATTAACAATCAATTTCTATTGAATGAATTAGAATTGATTGAGCCTGCGTTATATTTAGATCGTTGGGAAGGGGCAACAGAGCGATTTGTGGATGTGTTAAAAAGCAAAATACTAAAATAA
- a CDS encoding pseudoazurin has product MKKIALAALLGLSFAAQAAHHDIKMLNSNSEGSMVFEPGYLKVQPGDTVTFRAENKSHFVHSKAIPEGAQKFQSEEDQELTITLDKEGVYVYTCPVHRSMNMNGVIQVGDNLPNKEQAEKVVKDLEKKSMTNKGRLEKYFAQVK; this is encoded by the coding sequence ATGAAGAAAATCGCACTTGCAGCATTATTAGGTTTAAGTTTTGCTGCTCAAGCCGCTCATCATGACATCAAAATGTTGAATTCAAACAGTGAAGGCTCAATGGTTTTTGAACCGGGTTATTTAAAAGTACAACCAGGTGATACGGTGACATTTCGTGCAGAAAATAAAAGTCATTTTGTGCACAGCAAAGCAATTCCTGAAGGCGCACAAAAATTCCAATCTGAAGAAGATCAGGAACTCACGATCACTTTAGATAAAGAAGGTGTATATGTTTATACCTGCCCAGTACACCGCTCGATGAATATGAATGGTGTGATTCAAGTGGGGGATAATCTACCAAACAAAGAACAAGCAGAGAAAGTGGTGAAAGACCTTGAGAAGAAATCCATGACGAACAAAGGTCGTCTTGAAAAATATTTTGCTCAAGTAAAATAA
- a CDS encoding ABC transporter ATP-binding protein — translation MLELKNLTVKRGDLTVADHINVRFEEGKVYTVLGPNGTGKSSMLKTIFGELPHEGMITYQGKQLERTKLADWRKPIGYMPQDSRVDASLTALEVVLLGRMDSLTMRVSDELLTEAASIMAQLGIGHLAHRDILNLSGGQRQMVMFAQVLLREPQILMLDEPVSALDMHHQLNLLEEVYTYTKQKNLITIMVLHDLSLAAQFSDELILLGEGKVQGVGDAHHVLQVETINRLYRVNVELLQCSAGLPVVRPQRKSAHS, via the coding sequence ATGTTAGAATTAAAGAATCTTACGGTAAAACGAGGTGATCTCACCGTTGCTGATCACATTAATGTCCGTTTTGAAGAAGGTAAAGTTTACACGGTACTTGGGCCAAACGGCACAGGAAAATCCTCCATGCTGAAAACCATTTTTGGTGAATTGCCACATGAAGGAATGATTACCTATCAAGGCAAACAGCTAGAACGGACGAAGTTAGCGGATTGGCGTAAACCAATTGGCTATATGCCTCAAGATAGCCGAGTAGATGCAAGCTTGACTGCACTTGAAGTGGTCCTTTTAGGACGAATGGATAGTCTAACGATGCGAGTAAGCGATGAGCTTCTTACTGAAGCAGCAAGTATCATGGCACAATTAGGTATTGGTCATTTAGCCCATCGTGATATTCTGAATCTCAGTGGTGGACAGCGCCAAATGGTGATGTTTGCTCAGGTTTTATTACGTGAGCCACAGATTTTAATGTTGGACGAGCCGGTGAGTGCGTTAGATATGCATCATCAGCTTAATCTATTAGAAGAAGTTTACACCTATACGAAACAGAAAAATCTGATTACTATAATGGTATTACATGATTTAAGTCTTGCCGCTCAATTTTCAGATGAGTTGATTTTACTTGGTGAAGGTAAAGTACAAGGCGTGGGCGATGCGCATCATGTTTTACAAGTAGAAACCATTAATCGTTTATATCGTGTAAACGTTGAATTATTGCAATGTAGTGCCGGTTTGCCGGTGGTTCGTCCACAACGTAAATCAGCACATTCTTAG
- a CDS encoding FecCD family ABC transporter permease, with the protein MKNNSVVADIVANQRKLERKRWFVILSFLVIGVVSLILDVMTGPAMLSVSEVVNSLFDIGEVDKMTDNIVHNLRLPMALMALVVGATLAVGGAEIQTLLNNPMASPYTLGLAAAAGFGASVVIAFGSFGLPVQVAVPIGAFVMTMLASGILFLFASKRRFSSEMLVLVGIALLFIFQSLLSLVQFISAPEVSQQILFWLFGSLNKATWQSLVIITVVTTICVALLSKELWKLTALRLGEDRAASLGINLQVLRIKVLVLVAMMTATAISFVGVIGFIGLVAPHVARMLLGEDQRFFLPGAMLVGAAFLSLSSVLSKVIIPGALFPVGIVTSFIGVPFFFWIILNNKRGQ; encoded by the coding sequence ATGAAAAACAATTCTGTTGTAGCAGATATTGTGGCTAACCAGCGTAAGCTTGAACGCAAACGCTGGTTTGTTATTTTATCTTTTCTTGTGATTGGCGTGGTCAGTCTTATTCTCGATGTGATGACTGGCCCTGCGATGTTATCGGTATCGGAAGTTGTGAATTCGTTATTCGATATCGGTGAAGTCGATAAAATGACAGACAATATTGTGCATAATTTACGTTTACCTATGGCCTTGATGGCGCTTGTAGTTGGGGCAACATTGGCTGTAGGTGGGGCAGAGATCCAAACCTTATTAAATAACCCTATGGCAAGTCCTTATACATTAGGACTCGCTGCAGCAGCAGGTTTTGGGGCTTCTGTTGTGATTGCTTTCGGAAGTTTTGGTTTACCGGTACAAGTTGCCGTGCCAATTGGTGCGTTTGTCATGACCATGCTTGCGTCAGGGATTCTTTTCTTGTTTGCGTCTAAACGTCGATTTAGTTCTGAAATGCTCGTACTGGTAGGGATTGCATTGCTCTTTATTTTCCAATCCCTACTTTCATTAGTACAATTTATTTCTGCTCCAGAAGTCTCGCAACAAATTCTTTTCTGGCTATTTGGTAGCTTAAATAAAGCTACGTGGCAAAGCTTAGTCATCATTACTGTTGTGACGACGATATGCGTAGCATTACTTTCCAAAGAGCTTTGGAAATTGACCGCACTTCGTTTAGGTGAAGATCGTGCAGCAAGTCTTGGTATCAATTTGCAAGTATTACGTATTAAGGTTTTAGTTCTTGTCGCAATGATGACGGCGACAGCAATTAGTTTCGTGGGCGTGATTGGCTTTATCGGCTTAGTTGCACCACATGTTGCTCGCATGTTACTTGGTGAAGATCAACGTTTCTTCTTACCGGGAGCAATGTTAGTCGGTGCAGCGTTCTTATCCCTTTCTTCGGTATTATCCAAAGTCATTATCCCTGGTGCATTGTTCCCAGTGGGGATTGTTACCTCTTTTATTGGGGTGCCTTTCTTCTTTTGGATTATTTTAAATAACAAGAGGGGACAATAA
- a CDS encoding ABC transporter substrate-binding protein: protein MKRRFSTLAIATILGLSAGFANADPVKVKDILDREVTVDLPAKRVVLGFYYQDYMAVGGDKALDNVVGFSKKVWSSWAPASWELFSKAVPKLNQLDDVGEVEEGTFSVEKVLSLKPDLLVLADWQYEMLGSDLDAINEAGIPIVVLDYNAQTLDKHIKSTEIIGQLTGQKDRAAKMAKEYKDIVEHIQTTVKNAKLAKQPKVYVEFGRGGPAEQGMTFFSSMWGSMISLVGAENVAPAEIGKWGTLAAEKVLAAKPDAIIITGRETELKKNQEGMVMGFGIEKAEAERRLNGFKQRAGWAELPAVKNNRVYAAYHANSRTLSDSASVQFVAKAAYPDLFKDLDPQQTYLNFYKNYLPVTPEGTIYLFPETK from the coding sequence ATGAAAAGACGTTTTTCAACTTTAGCGATTGCCACTATTCTTGGTTTAAGTGCAGGTTTTGCCAATGCTGATCCCGTGAAAGTAAAAGATATACTTGATCGTGAAGTCACTGTAGATTTACCGGCAAAACGCGTGGTACTTGGTTTCTATTACCAAGATTATATGGCAGTTGGTGGTGACAAAGCGTTAGATAACGTTGTCGGTTTTTCTAAGAAAGTATGGTCTTCTTGGGCACCAGCAAGCTGGGAGTTATTCAGCAAGGCGGTGCCAAAATTAAATCAATTAGATGATGTGGGTGAAGTAGAGGAAGGCACGTTCTCTGTGGAAAAAGTGCTTTCATTAAAACCTGATCTTTTAGTCTTAGCTGATTGGCAGTACGAAATGTTAGGATCTGATTTAGATGCCATCAATGAAGCGGGTATTCCAATTGTTGTATTAGATTACAACGCTCAAACCTTAGATAAACACATCAAATCAACGGAAATTATTGGTCAATTGACGGGGCAGAAAGATCGTGCCGCGAAAATGGCTAAAGAATACAAAGATATCGTAGAACATATTCAAACGACGGTTAAAAATGCGAAATTAGCAAAACAACCGAAAGTGTACGTGGAGTTTGGTCGTGGTGGTCCTGCTGAACAAGGGATGACATTCTTCTCAAGTATGTGGGGCTCAATGATTAGCCTTGTAGGCGCCGAAAACGTGGCGCCTGCAGAAATTGGCAAATGGGGCACATTAGCTGCTGAAAAAGTATTAGCCGCGAAACCGGATGCGATTATTATTACAGGCCGTGAAACTGAATTGAAGAAAAATCAAGAAGGTATGGTAATGGGCTTTGGTATTGAAAAAGCAGAAGCGGAACGTCGTTTAAATGGATTCAAACAACGTGCTGGCTGGGCTGAATTACCGGCAGTGAAAAATAACCGTGTTTATGCAGCATATCATGCTAACTCTCGTACTTTATCAGACAGCGCATCTGTTCAGTTTGTGGCTAAAGCGGCGTATCCTGATCTGTTTAAAGATTTAGATCCGCAACAAACTTACTTAAATTTCTATAAAAACTACTTACCGGTTACTCCGGAAGGTACGATTTATCTTTTCCCTGAAACTAAATAA
- a CDS encoding cytochrome-c peroxidase: MQKKWLSILLFAPLMQSNYALADQAKKKELNYQGLGEVLFFDKSLSFNKTQSCSTCHNPGTAFVDQRKNSANQMVSEGDNPHLHGNRNANTALYAMFSPDFHFDEKIQDYVGGQFWDGRAKDLAEQAGGPPVNPVEMGMPDKKSIVERLKANSIYYKAITDVYGESIWADTDKIYAIMEKAIAEFEKHELFAQFSSKYDRTLKGEAELTALEAEGKALFFDKTRTNCSNCHQSSEANSAKETFTNYRYYNIGVPSNQALIKLNKLAADYVDNGLLDNPMVKGDEKQKGKFKVPTLRNIGVTAPYMHNGVFRDLKTVLLFKDSFNNPNRKINPETGKAWDKAEYAQTINPDVLKAKPLTDEEINALEAFLKTLTDEAYEE; this comes from the coding sequence ATGCAAAAAAAATGGCTTTCTATTTTATTGTTTGCACCTTTGATGCAGAGCAATTATGCCTTAGCTGATCAAGCTAAGAAAAAAGAATTGAATTATCAAGGATTGGGCGAAGTTCTGTTTTTTGATAAATCGCTTTCTTTTAATAAAACACAAAGCTGTTCAACTTGTCACAATCCAGGTACCGCCTTTGTGGATCAACGTAAAAATTCGGCAAATCAAATGGTCTCCGAGGGGGATAATCCGCATCTTCATGGCAATCGTAATGCCAATACGGCACTTTATGCGATGTTTTCACCAGATTTTCACTTTGATGAAAAAATTCAAGATTATGTTGGCGGACAATTCTGGGATGGACGTGCAAAAGATTTAGCCGAGCAAGCTGGTGGTCCACCAGTTAATCCTGTAGAAATGGGCATGCCAGATAAAAAATCGATTGTCGAACGTCTAAAAGCGAATTCAATTTATTACAAGGCGATTACGGATGTTTATGGCGAAAGCATTTGGGCAGATACCGACAAAATCTATGCCATTATGGAAAAAGCCATTGCGGAGTTCGAAAAGCATGAATTATTTGCGCAATTCTCTTCAAAATATGATCGCACTCTAAAAGGTGAAGCAGAATTGACCGCACTTGAAGCCGAAGGTAAGGCATTATTTTTCGATAAAACGCGAACAAACTGCAGTAACTGCCACCAATCAAGTGAAGCGAATTCAGCAAAAGAAACCTTTACGAATTATCGCTATTACAATATCGGCGTGCCAAGTAACCAAGCGTTAATTAAGTTGAATAAACTTGCGGCTGATTATGTGGATAATGGACTATTGGATAATCCGATGGTGAAAGGCGATGAAAAACAAAAAGGTAAATTTAAAGTGCCAACTTTGCGTAACATTGGTGTTACTGCACCTTATATGCATAACGGTGTTTTCCGCGATTTAAAAACCGTTTTACTATTTAAAGACAGTTTCAATAATCCTAATCGTAAAATTAATCCTGAAACAGGAAAAGCGTGGGATAAAGCCGAATATGCTCAAACCATTAATCCTGATGTTTTAAAAGCCAAACCGCTAACAGATGAAGAGATTAATGCGTTAGAGGCATTCTTAAAAACATTAACTGACGAAGCTTACGAAGAATAA
- a CDS encoding lytic murein transglycosylase: protein MNLISTLKMTALSTALLLVGCSSSTTTTSSTKSIPSVSSNAVYSKPRTLDNFNDYVLFLKGKAAAEGVSASVLNAQNNIQYMQKAVDLDRAQAGRSQRNADKPQLPNPNGTTNYLNKVLTQNKVDIAEERYWEVQAPLQQASQRYGVQQEYILALWGMESSFGHYQGSYDVLSALATLAFDGRREALFSKEFVNAMKMLERDHIQRHRMLGSWAGAMGQTQFMPSAFLNYAADGNNDGVKDIWTNQFDAFASIANYLHTVGWDNKLPWGVEVTLNQPLDLSLSGIEKNKARSLSDWQSKGITLASFSQQEQDKLTALSQADLWLVRPDKEVGRAFLVSNNYRTILDWNKSNYFGVSIGMFADRIKMATGL from the coding sequence ATGAATTTAATCTCAACGTTAAAAATGACTGCATTATCGACCGCACTTTTATTAGTTGGTTGTTCAAGCAGTACTACGACAACATCATCAACAAAAAGTATTCCATCAGTAAGCAGCAATGCTGTTTATAGCAAACCAAGAACGTTGGATAACTTCAATGATTATGTGCTGTTCTTAAAAGGCAAAGCGGCAGCTGAAGGTGTGTCTGCTTCTGTATTGAATGCACAAAATAATATTCAGTATATGCAAAAGGCTGTGGATTTAGATCGTGCGCAAGCGGGTAGAAGTCAGCGTAATGCAGATAAACCACAGTTACCCAATCCAAATGGTACAACTAATTATCTGAATAAAGTACTGACCCAAAACAAAGTGGATATTGCCGAAGAGCGTTATTGGGAAGTACAAGCGCCATTACAACAAGCAAGCCAACGTTATGGTGTTCAACAGGAATATATCCTTGCCTTATGGGGTATGGAAAGTAGCTTTGGTCACTACCAAGGTAGCTATGATGTGCTTTCAGCTTTAGCTACATTAGCCTTTGATGGCAGACGTGAAGCTTTATTCAGTAAAGAATTTGTAAATGCGATGAAAATGTTAGAACGTGATCATATTCAACGTCACAGAATGTTAGGCTCTTGGGCGGGTGCAATGGGGCAAACCCAATTCATGCCAAGCGCATTCTTAAATTATGCGGCAGATGGTAATAATGATGGCGTGAAGGACATTTGGACGAACCAATTTGATGCGTTTGCTTCAATTGCAAATTATCTTCACACTGTGGGTTGGGATAACAAATTGCCTTGGGGCGTTGAAGTCACATTAAATCAACCATTAGATTTATCGCTGTCTGGTATTGAAAAGAACAAAGCACGTTCATTAAGTGATTGGCAGTCTAAAGGTATCACCTTAGCAAGTTTCAGCCAACAAGAACAAGATAAATTGACCGCACTTTCGCAAGCCGATCTTTGGTTAGTTCGTCCTGATAAAGAAGTTGGGCGTGCATTCTTGGTCTCCAATAACTACCGCACAATTTTAGATTGGAACAAATCGAACTATTTTGGCGTGAGTATTGGTATGTTTGCTGATCGCATTAAGATGGCAACCGGCTTGTAG
- a CDS encoding glycosyltransferase family 2 protein, translating to MKFSVLMSLYIKENPQYLRECFESLVAQTHPADEIVLVFDGVVTPELEAVVAEFETKLPLKLVKLPKNLGLGKALNEGLKHCSHDWVFRMDTDDICVPERFAKQVAFIEQHPDTIIFGGQIAEFGENIQDIVAYRNVPTEAQDIVKFTQKRCPFNHMTVAYQKSAVINCGGYEDLQEDYYLWIKLVAQGQKVANLPDILVYARVGNGMVGRRRGLNQAKAEWRLFKLKHRLGIQGLFSGLFTFALRSGSRLLPTSLLKAVYNQFLRK from the coding sequence ATGAAATTTTCAGTTTTAATGTCCTTATATATTAAGGAAAATCCACAATATTTAAGAGAATGTTTTGAAAGTTTAGTGGCTCAAACCCATCCTGCAGATGAGATCGTATTGGTGTTTGATGGTGTGGTAACGCCAGAATTAGAAGCCGTGGTTGCTGAATTCGAAACCAAATTACCCTTAAAATTAGTGAAGTTGCCAAAGAACTTAGGCTTAGGCAAAGCGCTCAATGAAGGATTAAAACATTGTTCTCACGATTGGGTCTTTCGTATGGACACAGATGATATTTGTGTGCCTGAGCGTTTCGCGAAACAAGTGGCGTTTATTGAACAACATCCGGATACGATTATTTTCGGTGGGCAGATTGCTGAGTTTGGCGAAAATATTCAAGACATCGTGGCATATCGTAACGTGCCGACTGAAGCACAAGATATCGTTAAATTTACGCAAAAACGTTGTCCGTTCAATCACATGACAGTCGCGTATCAAAAAAGTGCGGTCATTAATTGTGGTGGATATGAAGATTTACAGGAAGATTATTACCTGTGGATTAAGCTTGTAGCACAAGGTCAAAAAGTGGCAAACTTGCCGGATATTTTAGTTTATGCTCGCGTGGGCAATGGTATGGTAGGGCGTCGTCGTGGTTTAAACCAAGCCAAGGCAGAATGGCGTTTGTTTAAATTGAAGCACCGCTTAGGTATTCAAGGCTTATTTTCTGGCCTATTCACCTTTGCCTTGCGTTCAGGTTCTCGCTTATTACCAACCTCATTATTGAAAGCGGTTTATAACCAATTTTTACGCAAATAA
- a CDS encoding glycosyltransferase family 2 protein: MFSIIVPSYNRKEEIPALLESLTKQTTYNFDVVIVDDCSKEPVEVTQSYPFAVKVIRNETNQGAAESRNIGARNADNDWLLFLDDDDRFANDKCQKLADVITEHADVNFVYHPAKCEMVNEGFSYVTNPIEPQEISVERILLANKIGGMPMIGVKKDLFLKIGGLSTALRSLEDYDFLLKLVQDPTFKACKVAEPLTYCTFHTKRSSVSTDTTNTQKAIDYIRENYVKTAEQEKNFAINAQYMLAYPHIMNLSRKAAFYYFEIFKLTKSIKQLIIAFVVLISPKLAINLKRFM; the protein is encoded by the coding sequence ATGTTTAGTATCATCGTGCCTTCTTATAATCGGAAAGAAGAAATTCCTGCGTTATTGGAAAGTTTAACCAAGCAAACCACTTATAATTTTGATGTGGTGATTGTGGATGATTGTTCTAAAGAACCCGTTGAAGTGACACAATCTTATCCATTTGCAGTTAAAGTTATTCGTAACGAAACCAACCAAGGGGCAGCAGAAAGCCGTAATATCGGGGCAAGAAATGCCGATAATGATTGGTTGTTATTCCTTGATGATGATGATCGTTTTGCAAATGATAAATGTCAGAAATTAGCCGATGTGATTACCGAGCATGCTGATGTTAACTTTGTTTACCATCCAGCTAAATGTGAAATGGTGAATGAAGGCTTTAGCTATGTGACCAACCCAATTGAGCCACAAGAGATCAGCGTTGAACGAATTTTACTGGCGAATAAAATTGGTGGTATGCCGATGATTGGGGTGAAAAAAGATCTGTTTTTAAAAATTGGCGGATTATCAACCGCACTTCGTTCATTGGAAGACTATGATTTCTTGCTGAAACTTGTGCAAGATCCTACGTTTAAAGCGTGTAAAGTAGCAGAACCATTAACTTATTGTACGTTCCATACTAAGCGTTCTAGCGTATCAACGGATACGACTAATACGCAAAAAGCGATTGATTATATCCGTGAAAATTATGTGAAAACGGCAGAGCAAGAAAAGAATTTTGCCATCAACGCACAATATATGTTGGCTTACCCACATATTATGAATTTATCCCGTAAAGCGGCTTTTTACTATTTTGAAATTTTTAAATTAACGAAAAGTATTAAGCAGCTAATTATTGCCTTTGTGGTTTTAATTTCACCTAAATTGGCAATTAATTTGAAACGGTTTATGTAG
- a CDS encoding glycosyltransferase family 25 protein: MNKYLISLDKDVQRRELFFAQPDTADFVVFSAINTMQKEWEELAEVFNPTKFEQHYGRNVTKGEIGCTLSHLAVYRQIVEDQNVTENDYALVCEDDALFNANLSPKTIALLTEKCDADIVLIGQSKIAEFNDVELEINYPTTFSFLRQTIGDVTVAYPYKSYFAGTVAYLIKKSAARAFLQQLEQEKPFWLADDFLLFETQFQINNNVVRPLVAIENPQLVSNLEAIRGSKSNNLVKKLIKYPLKKILAVKKNLGK, encoded by the coding sequence ATGAATAAATATTTGATTTCACTAGATAAAGATGTTCAGCGTCGTGAGCTGTTTTTTGCTCAACCGGATACAGCAGATTTCGTTGTCTTTTCAGCGATTAATACCATGCAAAAAGAGTGGGAAGAATTGGCAGAAGTATTCAATCCAACGAAGTTTGAACAGCATTATGGACGCAACGTCACAAAAGGCGAAATTGGTTGTACATTAAGTCATCTAGCGGTTTATCGTCAGATCGTAGAAGATCAAAATGTGACGGAAAATGACTATGCATTAGTCTGTGAAGATGATGCGTTATTTAATGCTAATTTATCACCAAAAACGATCGCACTCTTAACCGAAAAATGTGATGCGGATATTGTATTAATCGGGCAGTCAAAAATTGCTGAATTTAATGATGTGGAATTAGAAATTAATTATCCAACCACTTTTTCATTCTTACGCCAAACTATTGGTGATGTCACCGTAGCTTATCCGTATAAAAGTTATTTTGCGGGTACGGTGGCATACTTAATTAAAAAATCAGCAGCGCGTGCATTTTTACAACAACTCGAACAAGAAAAACCGTTTTGGCTTGCTGATGATTTCTTGCTATTTGAAACCCAATTCCAGATTAATAACAATGTGGTTCGTCCGCTTGTAGCCATTGAAAATCCACAATTAGTGAGTAATTTGGAAGCGATTCGTGGTTCAAAATCTAATAATTTAGTGAAGAAATTAATTAAATATCCACTCAAAAAAATCTTAGCAGTGAAAAAGAATTTAGGAAAATAA